GTAACCCCGGCAACGTGTGGCAGAGCCGTCTGTCCTGCTGAGTCTGACTGGAGCACAGCCATCTGTAGTTGTCATGGTTACAGCCCCTCATAGTCCTGACTGTTAATGTAGCGTTCAGTTTTGCCATGGTTACAGTGTTATTATGTTGCCGTCTTCTCGCATGCTCTCCTGACTGCTACTAGATGTGTGGGCGGGGTTTCCGTTGTGATTGGACATCAAGACGGAGCTGTCGCTCAGTGAAGCCCCAACGCTATTGGGCAATGAGACGCTCTGTGGGAAGGGCCTGTTGCTAGGCGAGTCTCTGTTGAGGTTagtgttgttgctgttggttaCCCGGCTGGAGTCGTACAGTGTCAGGCTGTCATTCTCTAGGATGAGGTCGCCTTCGTCATCGTCGTCGTCACTGTCGCCCTCGGCGATGCTGTTGCTGTGATTGCAAAAAACCAGAGGGCAAAAAATAAGGATTACATTTAGACTTTTGTTTTTATGAGTCCAAATATTGTCTTTTAGGTCTGTGTCTTTTTCTActtaatgtatatatatttgtccCTTTAAATAAGTTTggttgttgtttatttttagcTTGCAACGTTTTTAAGTCGTGTTTCTGAGGTTGCAAAAAACAAGAAGGCAAATAACCACCAAAGTTTCCAATAGCTCTGTTTTTGGTTTCCACCACCTCATGAGATGTATGTTTCTTTATCTGtcaaatgtatatatttatgtatatagtGTATATATTTGTGCCTGTATGTAAACAATTAGTTTAGTTGTTGTTCAATTGTAggttacaaagttgactttaCACTGGAGAAGACCGCGCCAATGAAACCAAACCATGATtaatattgtttgtttgttatacaCCAAACAGTTTTAGTTGAACCACCTTAAAAGTTACTTATAAATATGTAAGGTCTAATGTTAACACATTTTGTTCTACCTTCTCAACAGATGTTCATGCGTTTTTTGAAAGTTATGGGAACATAGCTGAAATATGAGTGAGGGGTCCTCTCAATGCCATACCTCGCTGTGATGGGGTTGCTCTGGGAGGCGGGGCTTGGTGAGTCATGTGACAGGGCGGAGCCGGCAGATCCAGCTGAGCCCACAGAACCAGAGTTGCCCATTGAGGTTCTACTCCCACGATGCACCACGTTGTTCTTCTGGTTGGCCGGTTTGACGGTCACTATGAGGTTGTGACTGTTGGCCACCATCATGTCTGTAACCTGAAATCAAAGCATTTTTCGTGTTTAGCTCGTAACAGCCACCCCTAACCCCAACTAATTTAAAAACAAAGACACCTTTCCAAAGCGCCAAGGCAAATAGCGCGAGGAAAGGTATTTGCAGTCTGTTTCACGGtaacaaataaactgtaccttcaatccaacacattttaaatgtaccTGATCTAAGAATTTCCCAGCTACATCGATGCCGTTGACCTCGAGTATCTCGTCATTGACTCCCAGCAGCCCTGTGCATTCTGCGAGCCCCCCACGTACCAGGCGAGAAATGAACACCCCTGGGACCTACAGGAGGACGGAGAAAAAAACCTCAATGTTGCAGGTATACATCTCTCGGtagcactttacaataagacgaCCCTTATAAACGGTTTACGAATattttgtaattcatttattaattagattgtgaacactttacaaatcattaataagcttttacaagacatgagataaacagggcacctgtgaccggttgcttgccaaatagtgagcccgcatgtatctgtactgctcagtcttatattggctacctagcttacttcatcttcttcatcagccagcatccttggtatctgttgctcactgagttgattctcgctaagtagccaatataaggcttagtcagcttgccaaatagtgagcctgtgttgacgtatgaaaactatgttagaagtggtttataaatggttcaaaaatgattaataaagtgtttacaacctaattcataACCAAATTATAAACccttatgaatcctttatacgGGTAGTCTTATTGCAAAGTGGTACCCATCTCTCTATATCTAGGATTTTGGCATATTGtagaaaataagatctgtggcaaacacatTTTGTTTGAACTGTTACAAAGTTGAGGCATTAATGGGATTTCCAAAAGTACGtagctaatgttaggctataaacaaaGTACATAACAATCATGTGACTCACACAGTCTCATTTAGCCACTTGTTAGAACGTCTGTTATTAAAACATGTAAACATTTCACACGTTCACTGAACTTTTTCACATTATTTTATGTCTTAGAAGAAAACATGAAAATCTTATAACTAATATGAATCAAAGACCTTTAATCCTGAACATTTTCTCTCACCTTCTCGACGCCCTGCTGTGTCACCCTCACGCTCACTCCGTCCCGGATGTAAAAGCCCAGGGGTTTGTGGGTGCCGTGCTTGTGGAGTCGTACGCGCCGGTGTGTCTCAGGTAAGATGTCCACATCGATGATGGACGAGATCTGTCTGAAGTTCTGAGGCAGGCCGATCATCAGGCCCGGTTTGTTCTTGGAGCGCGTGGAGTCGAAGCCGCTGGAGCGCAGGCCGGTTAGGCCCAGACCCTTTTTACGCCTCTGGAGGGAGTTGGTGGCAAAAACGATGGGTTCATCCTCTGCAAGGGGCAaacaaagagagggagagaacacATGGTTATTTATATTGTAGGTTTAAGCAAGAATCCTGCAAGTGCATAGCTTTCAATAAGCCAAAGGTTTTCGTTTTTAGCCACGGTGCAGGGGTAACAGGTGGGTTTTCAGGCTGTGACAGAACATGTGTAGACCAGCCTTTTGGATCCAGGATATAATACTGTCTGAGAAATGAAACCTGACAAACTTCTATCAACTGAAGCCTCAAGCTCAGTCTCTGAAGGGATCAGTCAGTGTGTTGTGTGGAATATAGAGGTGTGTGTCGATGAGGAGACTGCTGAAGGTTATTCACACACATCAGAGCAGGTTTATCTTCATAATCTAATCAAGTAGAACAGTACTTTTCAATATTTTTCCTTCAATTTTTATGTGGAGGGAGATTAACACAATTATTATTTTGGGTCAAATTTCATATCTGGACCGTACGTGCAAGGGGATATTTATATGTTCACATAATGTCCTTATCTCACCATGTGCACATATCTATTTCCTCTTCCattcttttgtttatttttacatgTCGCACTTCGCAAGAGCACCAGAAACATATTAGATTACAAGAAAGATggaataataaatgaatatccCTGACTTATTTTTTCTACAACCAATTTCACTACTCCAACTCCTTAAAGGTTCATAtttatatgtagtgtctctactgggacatgtctctactgggacatgtctccatgctttaatgttcaaaaagctctttactttcctcatactgcctgtgctgcagcacctcttttcaccctctgtctgaaaccagagcccagtctgctctgattggttagctggccggctcagttgtgattggtcaaccgctagagatgtcccgcccccgtaCAATGTGTTAAAGCGCTTGCAAATAGAAGcgtaagtgttacatagtgatgtcactatgttactgaagtaaacaaaggagtccaatggaggcgtacACTAC
This region of Pseudochaenichthys georgianus chromosome 6, fPseGeo1.2, whole genome shotgun sequence genomic DNA includes:
- the pard6a gene encoding partitioning defective 6 homolog alpha isoform X2, producing the protein MSRHHQQQQQQQQQQHRTTLRLTDNVVEVKSKFEAEYRRFALKRNGPGGFTAFYRLLQTIHRIPGVDVLLGYADVQGDLLPINNDDNFYKAVSLANPLLRIIITKREDEPIVFATNSLQRRKKGLGLTGLRSSGFDSTRSKNKPGLMIGLPQNFRQISSIIDVDILPETHRRVRLHKHGTHKPLGFYIRDGVSVRVTQQGVEKVPGVFISRLVRGGLAECTGLLGVNDEILEVNGIDVAGKFLDQVTDMMVANSHNLIVTVKPANQKNNVVHRGSRTSMGNSGSVGSAGSAGSALSHDSPSPASQSNPITASNSIAEGDSDDDDDEGDLILENDSLTLYDSSRVTNSNNTNLNRDSPSNRPFPQSVSLPNSVGASLSDSSVLMSNHNGNPAHTSSSSQESMREDGNIITL
- the pard6a gene encoding partitioning defective 6 homolog alpha isoform X1, whose protein sequence is MFLSAVPQPSSQPGSRMSRHHQQQQQQQQQQHRTTLRLTDNVVEVKSKFEAEYRRFALKRNGPGGFTAFYRLLQTIHRIPGVDVLLGYADVQGDLLPINNDDNFYKAVSLANPLLRIIITKREDEPIVFATNSLQRRKKGLGLTGLRSSGFDSTRSKNKPGLMIGLPQNFRQISSIIDVDILPETHRRVRLHKHGTHKPLGFYIRDGVSVRVTQQGVEKVPGVFISRLVRGGLAECTGLLGVNDEILEVNGIDVAGKFLDQVTDMMVANSHNLIVTVKPANQKNNVVHRGSRTSMGNSGSVGSAGSAGSALSHDSPSPASQSNPITASNSIAEGDSDDDDDEGDLILENDSLTLYDSSRVTNSNNTNLNRDSPSNRPFPQSVSLPNSVGASLSDSSVLMSNHNGNPAHTSSSSQESMREDGNIITL